In Necator americanus strain Aroian chromosome IV, whole genome shotgun sequence, the following proteins share a genomic window:
- a CDS encoding hypothetical protein (NECATOR_CHRIV.G14252.T1), protein MASPEAGVRLSINLRERCRMHDLNEALDDLRAVLPYARGNSVRKLSKIATLLLAKNHIIMQAKAIEELRQLVVSLRTQLETKQPPTEE, encoded by the exons ATGGCATCACCAGAGGCTGGAGTACGATTATCCATAAACTTAAGAGAACGATGCCGAATGCATGATCTGAACGAAGCGCTGGACGATCTTCGTGCCGTGTTACCGTATGCTCGTGGGAACTCGGTGAGGAAACTGAGCAAGATAGCCACACTGTTACTCGCAAAGAATCACATAATTATGCAG GCGAAGGCGATCGAAGAACTTCGTCAGCTGGTCGTGTCATTGCGGACACAGCTCGAAACGAAACAGCCACCGACCGAAGAATAG